The Nostoc sp. PCC 7524 nucleotide sequence AAGCTATTTAGTTATTAGATTTCTAGGATTAAAACTAGGTTAAGTCCCCAATATTTCAGGGTTAACAACTCTGAAGCTACACATCATTTATTTTGAACTGGAACGTCTACGAAATGTCAATACGATTACACCTAGCAAAGATGCGATCGCTAGCAGCAATCCTGGATTAAAAGTAATATTAAAACCCACATCTGGACTATTTTGCCAACGCAACAACCAGAGATTACTATTACCCACCATAAATGAAGGGGCTTGTAAAATAGTTAAAATAGGTAGCAACAGTAACACACCTAACATGAATAGAAAGAACACCGACAGGGTAATTTGCAACCACGTTCCAAAAGCAGATGCAAAGTGAGATTTGTTAATTGGCATTGTTCTAATTTAATAGAAAATACAGATACTATTCGTAATAGCTATTCATGGCTTTTTCTTTTTATAAAAACTGATGCTTTTAATTACATTGTCACTTGGCTGTCACCTTTTTATAGAAAACTAGAATAAGAGTAAGCAAACAACTATCCAATGGATTATTTCTTGATTTAAATGAATCAATTGCCTAAAAAAATATGCTTATTATGGGTAGCGATCGCCCTATTATCAATTGGGTGTGAGCAAATTACCGAACAATTGCCACCTCTACCCAATATTGAAATACCAACAAGCCAACCTCCAGAACCCTTAGTTTCACCCGAATCTGCCACGGCTGCCGAAATGGAAGCAGCAATTCGACGAGGGATTAATCAAGTAAGACAAAAGAATGGTCTTTCGCCACTAAAAGATAATCAGAAATTGGCGCAAGTTGCCCGTAAATATAGCCGTCAGATGTCCGAACAAAAGTTTTTTAGCCATACTGGTGCTGACGGTAGTACACCACAAGAAAGAGTGCTAAGAGACGGTATTATTTACTCAGCCGTAGGTGAAAACTTATTCAAAAGTCAGAATGTACCTCGACCAGTACCAGCCGCCATTGAGGGTTGGATGAAAAGTCCCGGACACCGAGAAAATATTCTGCGTCCAGTATTTACGGAAACAGGTGTAGGTGTTTGGCGAGAGGGTAACACTTACTACGTTACCCAGTTGTTTTTACGGCCATTTCCTTAGAGGGCAGCAGAGGAGGAGGGGGGCAGAGGGGGCAGAGGGGCAGGGGGAGCAGGGGGAGCAACTTTTACCCAGTCCCCAATCCCCAGATAGGTGCAGCGATCGCCTTTTATTCTCTACACTGCAAATATAGACCTACTTCGACAGGAAACCATTGTGAAAGCTAAATGGATTATCACAGCAGTTTCGGCAGCATTATTTTTCGGTGGTAGCCTGTTTACCTCACTGCGCGACCCTTGGTTTCAGAACTTGCAACGTCCCAACTGGTTGACATTCGAGTTTCTTATCCCATTTATTTGGACTTTAATTTGGGCTTGTCTGACTATCTCAGCCATTATTGTCTGGCAGCAACGGACAAAACAGGGTTCTCGACCCTGGAATTTAATGATAATTTACGCTGCGATCGCTATCCTCACTTCCGCCTATAGCCCAATTGTGGTAGAACTCCGCAGCCTCACAGGTGGAATGATTGTTGGTGGGGTAGCTACACTTCTGGTTTATATCCTGGCTTTCATTGTCAAGCCCATCTCTCAAAAAGCAGCTTGGCTTTTCCTTCCTTATGCCCTTTGGGGGCCTTTTGGTACTTATTTAACTTGGTTATTGCTGCAACTCAATCCTGGCGTAGCTGGCTAGAAGATTGCACCACAAAGGAAACTTTGACTCCACCGCCAAAACCATGAAACGAATTGTTCTACAACCTGCGCTATACCTGGCTTTGTTGATGTCTGGATGTATGTCCGCTCCAGAAGTTAGGAATGCTCAATCATTACCAGTAAAGCAACCACTAATTCCTAACAATTCCACAGATGCTAACTATGTCACGCGGGTTGTGCAGCAAGTAGGCCCCGCAGTAGTGCGAATTGATGCCACTCGCACAGTTTCAGTATCTCCTGATCCAGTGTTCGAGCGTTTTTTTGGTGGAGATTTCCCCAGTAGAGAAGAAGTACAACGAGGTGTAGGTTCAGGGTTTATTACCAGTGCTGATGGCTTAATTTTTACTAATGCCCATGTGATAGCAGGTGCAGATAATGTTTCGGTGTTATTAAAAGATGGTCGGCGTGTTCAGGGTGATGTTTTAGGAATTGACCGTGTGACAGAT carries:
- a CDS encoding CAP domain-containing protein → MNQLPKKICLLWVAIALLSIGCEQITEQLPPLPNIEIPTSQPPEPLVSPESATAAEMEAAIRRGINQVRQKNGLSPLKDNQKLAQVARKYSRQMSEQKFFSHTGADGSTPQERVLRDGIIYSAVGENLFKSQNVPRPVPAAIEGWMKSPGHRENILRPVFTETGVGVWREGNTYYVTQLFLRPFP
- a CDS encoding TspO/MBR family protein; its protein translation is MKAKWIITAVSAALFFGGSLFTSLRDPWFQNLQRPNWLTFEFLIPFIWTLIWACLTISAIIVWQQRTKQGSRPWNLMIIYAAIAILTSAYSPIVVELRSLTGGMIVGGVATLLVYILAFIVKPISQKAAWLFLPYALWGPFGTYLTWLLLQLNPGVAG